A single Aspergillus puulaauensis MK2 DNA, chromosome 7, nearly complete sequence DNA region contains:
- a CDS encoding putative G-patch DNA repair protein (Drt111) (COG:L;~EggNog:ENOG410PJ6D;~InterPro:IPR000467,IPR000504,IPR012677,IPR040052, IPR035979;~PFAM:PF01585,PF00076;~go_function: GO:0003676 - nucleic acid binding [Evidence IEA];~go_process: GO:0043484 - regulation of RNA splicing [Evidence IEA]), whose protein sequence is MPSGSSPPKPGGMLSLYANLLDPSADNSPGTISRAPVVFKQAEGEGQSEEAAKKQINNALRFQPTKRPQLATQKSKPKPALPKAAPVAPAAAPVKSTLADWAGTEEDDVNGFYAGPKRQRGGRKKRKKNREAQEFVQNWDDIYDPSRPNIYEEYKHSDEQISEVREWKDRLYAHRMARSPSRDSYSDEDYGHPVNRQFAPPNHFAPPPNLNDIPPAPSGGGEGATSGEGAFAQRAQIAASTAHAPPAHYSPPPPPPDESAAQVQEAPTGDDAYLRRLQMSGQTQPSQAPSKPLHSIQAPSATISRAPVRYTLPPAPDDIPASEAELEEVFATERPAEDETGESGQRSLRPGQKGFAERMLAKYGWTKGSGLGATGSGIAKPLQVQVEKRKKRPDSEGGGFITPAGRGKIIGGQRKQEDVGKFGAMSEVIILKGMLDGMDVDAELAGAEEGGLMQEIGEECSEKYGRVERVYVARDSGPPVPVFVKFTNQLSALRAVNALEGRIFNGNPITARFFDTQNFEQGIYEN, encoded by the exons ATGCCTTCGGGATCCTCGCCTCCTAAACCGGGCGGCATGCTGTCCCTATACGCCAACCTGCTCGATCCATCCGCTGACAACTCGCCCGGGACAATTTCTCGTGCGCCGGTCGTGTTTAAGCAAgcggaaggagaaggtcaaTCGGAAGAAGCGGCAAAAAAGCAGATCAATAACG CTCTTCGATTTCAACCAACGAAACGCCCCCAACTAGCGACTCAAAAATCCAAGCCGAAACCTGCTCTACCTAAAGCGGCTCCTGTAGCCCCGGCAGCCGCGCCTGTTAAATCAACACTTGCCGATTGGGCGGgcaccgaggaagacgacgttAACGGGTTCTACGCCGGGCCCAAGAGGCAGCGCGGGGGTCGCAAAAAGCGCAAGAAGAACCGAGAAGCGCAAGAATTCGTGCAGAACTGGGATGATATCTACGACCCATCGAGACCGAATATATACGAAGAATATAAACACAGCGATGAGCAAATATCGGAAGTTCGAGAATGGAAGGACCGTTTATACGCACACCGTATGGCACGGTCACCGAGTCGAGACTCGTATAGTGACGAAGATTATGGGCATCCAGTGAACC GGCAATTTGCGCCACCAAATCATTTTGCACCACCCCCCAACCTCAATGATATCCCTCCTGCGCCCtctggcggtggtgagggtgcTACCTCTGGAGAGGGTGCATTTGCACAACGAGCTCAGATAGCCGCAAGTACAGCCCATGCACCACCGGCGCACTAttcgccgcctccacctccaccagaTGAATCAGCTGCTCAAGTTCAGGAGGCGCCTACTGGAGATGACGCTTACTTACGACGTCTTCAAATGTCAGGACAGACCCAGCCTTCACAAGCTCCATCAAAGCCATTACACAGCATCCAGGCACCTTCTGCAACAATATCACGTGCACCAGTTCGATATACGCTTCCCCCGGCCCCCGATGATATCCCTGCTTCGGAAgcggagcttgaagaagtctTTGCCACAGAGCGACCAGCAGAAGATGAGACAGGAGAGAGCGGGCAACGTTCACTCCGGCCTGGTCAGAAAGGGTTCGCCGAGCGGATGTTGGCCAAGTATGGATGGACTAAGGGATCTGGATTGGGTGCCACCGGATCCGGCATTGCAAAACCTCTACAAGTTCAAGTCGAAAAGCGGAAGAAACGGCCAGACTCAGAGGGTGGCGGTTTTATCACACCAGCTGGACGAGGCAAGATTATTGGCGGccaaagaaagcaagaggATGTGGGCAAATTTGGTGCAATGAGTGAAGTTATCATCCTGAAAGGGATGCTGGATGGTatggatgtggatgcagAACTGGCCGGCGCCGAAGAAGGTGGCTTAATGCAAGAAATAGGGGAAGAATGCTCTGAAAAG TATGGGCGCGTGGAGCGTGTTTATGTTGCTCGTGATTCCGGCCCACCGGTCCCGGTCTTTGTCAAATTCACCAACCAATTGTCTGCTCTTCGG GCCGTGAACGCCCTTGAAGGTC